Proteins encoded together in one Pyxidicoccus trucidator window:
- the sppA gene encoding signal peptide peptidase SppA, producing MLRLPFVALINLFILLRSLLGLPFRLLASRHRPAYVRFRLTGDPPYRERRAPRLQLGGTRPEPATVTSVERFQDALRLLAKDVRLKGILLEIEGLAVPPAKRDALLAVLAEFRATGKRVVAWAVSVDTDAYPVLGAADEVLLAPMGRVELTGYAAESTALGEALSRVGIQAHFVRRGDYKTAPELFTHPAVSDIQRRTVESFLDERYADLVESVSRGRRKTPEEVRALIDQGPFSAQRAVAAGLADALVSEADLPTHLGLAKTGVGDEDEAELESLSSYLATVPFPPRRWRAVRRKTRLALVPISGIIAPGQAGGGGGRLATSGTVVKALRAAGRDRRAKAVVLYINSPGGAALASEQMLEAVQRVARKKPVIAFMDRVCASAGYMVAVGAKEIWSAPHAVVGSIGVFSGKFEASALLERLGIHRTLLARGENAAYFSNSRGFTPHERAAMEADVEETYQAFLAHVAKGRGRTPEEIHTLAEGRVYSGMRAKALGLVDHVGGFEAACRQALELAKVPADRFEITTYGGPKQKFSLLKLLMGAAQARTYALCPTAWSLGARWGTERFDAPGPWWDGLTGLMEELKAARGEE from the coding sequence ATGCTGAGACTGCCCTTCGTGGCCCTCATCAACCTCTTCATCCTCCTGCGGAGCCTGTTGGGGCTGCCGTTCCGGCTCCTCGCCTCGCGCCACCGGCCGGCCTATGTGCGCTTCCGGCTGACGGGGGATCCTCCCTACCGGGAGCGGCGCGCGCCCCGGCTCCAGCTCGGGGGCACCCGTCCGGAGCCGGCCACCGTCACCTCCGTGGAGCGCTTCCAGGACGCGCTGCGGCTGCTGGCGAAGGATGTCCGGCTCAAGGGCATTCTCCTGGAGATTGAGGGACTTGCGGTGCCTCCCGCCAAGCGCGACGCGCTGCTGGCGGTGCTGGCGGAGTTCCGGGCGACGGGCAAGCGGGTGGTCGCCTGGGCGGTGAGCGTGGACACGGACGCGTACCCCGTCCTGGGCGCGGCGGACGAGGTGCTCCTGGCGCCCATGGGCCGGGTGGAGCTGACGGGCTACGCCGCGGAGTCCACCGCCCTGGGGGAGGCCCTGTCGCGCGTGGGCATCCAGGCCCACTTCGTGCGGCGGGGCGACTACAAGACGGCGCCGGAGCTGTTCACCCACCCGGCCGTGTCCGACATCCAGCGGCGCACGGTGGAGTCCTTCCTGGACGAGCGCTACGCGGACCTCGTGGAGTCCGTGTCCCGGGGACGCCGGAAGACGCCGGAGGAGGTGCGCGCCCTCATCGACCAGGGGCCCTTCAGCGCCCAGCGGGCCGTGGCGGCCGGGCTGGCGGATGCGCTGGTCAGCGAGGCGGACCTGCCGACACACCTGGGCCTGGCGAAGACCGGAGTAGGGGACGAGGACGAGGCCGAGCTGGAGTCCCTGTCCTCGTACCTGGCGACGGTGCCCTTCCCGCCGCGGCGCTGGCGGGCGGTGCGACGGAAGACGCGGCTGGCGCTGGTGCCCATCTCAGGAATCATCGCGCCCGGACAGGCCGGGGGCGGTGGAGGACGGCTGGCCACGTCCGGCACGGTGGTGAAGGCCCTGCGCGCGGCGGGGCGGGACAGGCGCGCGAAGGCGGTGGTGCTCTACATCAACAGCCCTGGCGGCGCGGCGCTGGCCTCGGAGCAGATGCTGGAGGCGGTGCAGCGGGTGGCGCGCAAGAAGCCCGTCATCGCCTTCATGGACCGCGTGTGCGCCAGCGCCGGGTACATGGTGGCGGTGGGGGCGAAGGAGATCTGGTCCGCGCCGCACGCCGTGGTCGGCTCCATCGGCGTGTTCTCCGGGAAGTTCGAGGCCTCCGCGCTGCTGGAGCGGCTGGGCATCCACCGCACCCTCCTGGCCCGAGGGGAGAACGCGGCCTACTTCTCCAACTCCCGCGGCTTCACGCCGCACGAGCGCGCCGCGATGGAGGCGGACGTGGAGGAGACCTACCAGGCCTTCCTGGCCCACGTGGCGAAGGGGCGAGGCCGGACGCCGGAGGAGATCCACACGCTGGCGGAGGGCCGGGTGTACTCGGGCATGAGGGCGAAGGCGCTGGGGCTGGTGGACCACGTCGGAGGCTTCGAGGCGGCGTGCCGGCAGGCGCTGGAGCTGGCGAAGGTGCCGGCGGACCGGTTCGAGATCACGACCTATGGCGGGCCGAAGCAGAAGTTCTCCCTGCTGAAGCTGCTGATGGGCGCGGCGCAGGCCCGGACGTATGCGCTGTGCCCCACGGCGTGGAGCCTGGGGGCGCGGTGGGGCACGGAGCGGTTCGACGCGCCGGGCCCCTGGTGGGACGGGCTCACCGGGCTGATGGAGGAGCTGAAGGCGGCGCGCGGCGAGGAGTGA
- a CDS encoding Mrp/NBP35 family ATP-binding protein produces MSVSEAAVLAAMSKVMDPELHVDLVKAGMVKDIRVAGDSVKLKIELTTPACPMKAKIQSDAEAALKTVPGLKTFDIEWGAQVRAAGGGMPGGGLLPKVKNVILVGAGKGGVGKSTVALNLAAALAMHGAKVGLLDADFYGPSVPLMTGLSDKKPVSPDGKSLDPLLAHGLKVMSIGFLVEADQALIWRGPMLHGALMQLVRDVNWGELDYLVLDLPPGTGDVALSLSQSIRAAGAVLVTTPQDVALADVVRAKQMFDKVHIPVLGIVENMSQFVCPNCSHVTPIFNHGGGRKAAEMFGIPFLGEIPLDLKVRVSGDSGVPVVLGEKDSLEAKAFMEVARNVAGRVSTQSQKSVPLPVVQAR; encoded by the coding sequence ATGAGCGTTTCCGAGGCGGCCGTCCTCGCGGCGATGTCGAAGGTCATGGACCCCGAGCTCCATGTGGACCTCGTGAAGGCGGGGATGGTGAAGGACATCCGCGTCGCCGGGGACTCGGTGAAGCTGAAGATCGAGCTCACCACGCCCGCCTGCCCGATGAAGGCGAAGATCCAGTCGGACGCCGAGGCCGCCCTCAAGACGGTGCCCGGCCTGAAGACCTTCGACATCGAGTGGGGCGCCCAGGTGCGCGCGGCCGGCGGCGGCATGCCCGGCGGCGGGCTGCTCCCCAAGGTGAAGAACGTCATCCTCGTCGGCGCCGGAAAGGGCGGGGTGGGCAAGAGCACCGTCGCCCTGAACCTCGCCGCCGCCCTGGCCATGCACGGCGCCAAGGTGGGCCTGCTGGACGCGGACTTCTACGGCCCCTCCGTGCCGCTGATGACGGGCCTCTCGGACAAGAAGCCCGTGAGCCCGGATGGCAAGTCGCTGGATCCGCTCCTCGCGCACGGCCTCAAGGTCATGTCCATTGGCTTCCTCGTGGAGGCGGACCAGGCGCTCATCTGGCGCGGTCCCATGCTCCACGGCGCGCTGATGCAGCTGGTGCGCGACGTGAACTGGGGCGAGCTGGACTACCTCGTCCTGGACCTGCCCCCGGGCACCGGCGACGTGGCCCTGTCCCTGTCCCAGTCCATCCGCGCCGCGGGCGCGGTGCTGGTGACGACGCCGCAGGACGTGGCGCTGGCGGACGTGGTGCGCGCCAAGCAGATGTTCGACAAGGTGCACATCCCCGTGCTGGGCATCGTCGAGAACATGAGCCAGTTCGTGTGCCCGAACTGCTCGCACGTCACCCCCATCTTCAACCACGGTGGCGGCCGCAAGGCGGCGGAGATGTTCGGCATCCCATTCCTGGGTGAAATCCCCCTGGACCTGAAGGTGCGCGTGTCCGGAGACTCGGGCGTGCCGGTGGTGTTGGGCGAGAAGGACAGCCTGGAGGCCAAGGCCTTCATGGAAGTCGCCCGAAACGTGGCGGGCCGGGTGTCCACGCAGAGCCAGAAGAGCGTCCCCCTACCGGTGGTGCAGGCCCGATAA
- a CDS encoding 3-hydroxyacyl-CoA dehydrogenase family protein: MATEHIVVVGAGQMGAGIAQVALQAGLRVTLADVSKEGLAKGADRIRGGLKKLVEKGKLDEAKRAAAEANLATLTNVTEAKDVDFAVEAVTENEDLKRRIFQDLDSVVRPGGILATNTSSIPITRIAASTKRPESVIGMHFMNPVPVMQLVELIRGAATSDETYATTRALAEKMGKTTVVSKDYPGFIVNRILIPMLNEACFALMEGLGTVEDIDTAMKLGTNQPMGPLQLADFIGLDTVLYIAEVLHKGLGDSKYRPCPLLRQYVDAGWYGKKSGRGFYKY, translated from the coding sequence ATGGCAACGGAGCACATCGTCGTCGTCGGGGCTGGGCAGATGGGCGCGGGCATCGCGCAGGTGGCGCTTCAGGCAGGCCTGCGCGTCACCCTGGCGGACGTCTCCAAGGAGGGCCTCGCCAAGGGCGCGGACCGCATCCGCGGCGGCCTGAAGAAGCTGGTGGAGAAGGGCAAGCTGGACGAGGCGAAGCGCGCCGCCGCCGAGGCCAACCTCGCCACCCTCACCAACGTCACCGAGGCGAAGGACGTCGACTTCGCCGTCGAGGCCGTGACGGAGAACGAGGACCTCAAGCGCCGCATCTTCCAGGACCTGGACAGCGTCGTCCGTCCGGGCGGCATCCTCGCCACCAACACCTCGTCCATTCCGATTACCCGCATCGCCGCGTCCACGAAGCGCCCCGAGTCCGTCATCGGCATGCACTTCATGAACCCGGTGCCGGTGATGCAGCTGGTGGAGCTCATCCGCGGCGCCGCCACGTCCGACGAGACGTACGCCACCACGCGCGCCCTGGCCGAGAAGATGGGCAAGACGACGGTGGTGTCCAAGGACTACCCGGGCTTCATCGTCAACCGCATCCTCATCCCCATGCTCAACGAGGCCTGCTTCGCGCTGATGGAGGGCCTGGGCACGGTGGAGGACATCGACACCGCGATGAAGCTGGGCACCAACCAGCCCATGGGCCCGCTGCAGCTCGCGGACTTCATCGGCCTGGACACCGTGCTCTACATCGCCGAGGTGCTCCACAAGGGCCTGGGCGACTCCAAGTACCGCCCGTGCCCGCTGCTGCGGCAGTACGTGGACGCCGGCTGGTACGGCAAGAAGAGCGGCCGCGGCTTCTACAAGTACTGA
- a CDS encoding enoyl-CoA hydratase-related protein has protein sequence MAYENIRLERDGAVATLFIDRPKALNALNSKTLQEMEAALHTLGEDVRVLIVTGGGEKAFVAGADIAEMAALSEPQAQEFGALGHRVFAMLEALPIPTIAAVNGFALGGGCELALACDFIYASEKAKLGLPEVGLGVIPGFGGTQRLTRAVGRARAKELIFTGERIDAAKAKEIGLVLEVLPAEGLMQHCRDVAAKLLKNGPLAIAKAKQVIEAGADQDLRAANELERRAFGELFGSADQREGMKAFLEKRTAAFTGK, from the coding sequence ATGGCCTACGAGAACATCCGGCTGGAGAGGGACGGCGCGGTCGCCACCCTCTTCATCGACCGTCCCAAGGCGCTCAACGCCCTCAACAGCAAGACGCTGCAGGAGATGGAGGCGGCGCTCCACACCCTCGGCGAGGACGTGCGCGTGCTCATCGTCACCGGCGGGGGCGAGAAGGCCTTCGTCGCCGGCGCGGACATCGCGGAGATGGCCGCGCTGAGCGAGCCCCAGGCGCAGGAGTTCGGCGCCCTGGGCCACCGCGTCTTCGCCATGCTGGAAGCGCTGCCCATTCCCACCATCGCCGCCGTCAACGGCTTCGCGCTGGGCGGCGGGTGCGAGCTGGCCCTGGCCTGCGACTTCATCTACGCGTCGGAGAAGGCCAAGCTCGGCCTGCCCGAGGTGGGCCTGGGCGTCATCCCCGGCTTCGGTGGCACCCAGCGCCTCACGCGCGCGGTGGGCCGCGCCCGCGCCAAGGAGCTCATCTTCACCGGCGAGCGCATCGACGCCGCCAAGGCGAAGGAGATCGGCCTGGTGCTGGAGGTGCTCCCCGCCGAGGGGCTGATGCAGCACTGCCGCGACGTGGCCGCGAAGCTGCTCAAGAACGGGCCGCTCGCCATCGCCAAGGCCAAGCAGGTCATCGAGGCCGGCGCGGACCAGGACCTGCGCGCCGCCAACGAGTTGGAGCGCCGCGCCTTCGGCGAGCTGTTCGGCTCGGCGGACCAGCGCGAGGGCATGAAGGCCTTCCTGGAGAAGCGCACCGCTGCCTTCACCGGCAAGTGA
- a CDS encoding acyl-CoA dehydrogenase, protein MNFELTDVQREIQRTIREVAAKELTPHARKWDETHAWPTDAVKMLSELSLLGVAIPEQYGGAGLDNVCYAIAVEEISRGCASTGVIVSVNNSLYCDPVMKFGTEAQKEQFLTPFARGEKLGCFGLTEPEAGSDAGAQKTVAVRRGDEYVINGSKNWITNGPKADAIVLFAMTNKEAGHKGITAFLVPTNTPGFIRAEPDKKMGISAAWSCSMFFEDMRVPAKYRLGEEGEGFKVAMSTLDGGRLGIAAQAVGIARAAYEEAVQYSGDRKSFGKPIREHQAIQFMIADMATELDAARLLVWRAALMKDKGVRHSSESAMAKLYASEMASRVTNKALQVHGGMGYSKEMDAERHVRDARITEIYEGTSEIQRIVISTHLLKE, encoded by the coding sequence ATGAACTTCGAGCTGACCGACGTCCAGCGCGAGATCCAGCGGACCATCCGCGAAGTCGCCGCCAAGGAGCTGACGCCCCACGCCCGCAAGTGGGATGAAACCCACGCATGGCCGACGGACGCGGTGAAGATGCTCTCCGAGCTTTCGCTGCTGGGTGTCGCCATTCCCGAGCAGTACGGCGGCGCCGGCCTGGACAACGTCTGTTACGCCATCGCCGTGGAGGAGATCAGCCGTGGCTGTGCCTCCACCGGCGTCATCGTGAGCGTGAACAACTCGCTCTACTGCGACCCGGTGATGAAGTTCGGCACCGAGGCGCAGAAGGAGCAGTTCCTCACGCCCTTCGCCCGTGGCGAGAAGCTGGGCTGCTTCGGCCTCACCGAGCCCGAGGCCGGCAGCGACGCCGGTGCCCAGAAGACCGTCGCGGTGCGCCGCGGTGACGAGTACGTCATCAACGGCTCCAAGAACTGGATCACCAACGGGCCGAAGGCGGACGCCATCGTCCTCTTCGCGATGACGAACAAGGAGGCGGGCCACAAGGGCATCACCGCCTTCCTCGTGCCCACCAACACCCCCGGCTTCATCCGCGCCGAGCCCGACAAGAAGATGGGCATCAGCGCCGCCTGGTCCTGCTCCATGTTCTTCGAGGACATGCGCGTGCCGGCGAAGTACCGGCTCGGCGAGGAAGGCGAGGGCTTCAAGGTCGCCATGAGCACGCTGGACGGCGGCCGGCTCGGCATCGCCGCCCAGGCGGTGGGCATCGCCCGCGCGGCGTACGAGGAGGCGGTGCAGTACTCCGGTGATCGCAAGTCCTTCGGCAAGCCCATCCGCGAGCACCAGGCCATCCAGTTCATGATCGCCGACATGGCCACGGAGCTCGACGCGGCCCGGCTGCTGGTGTGGCGCGCGGCGCTGATGAAGGACAAGGGCGTGCGCCACAGCTCGGAGAGCGCCATGGCCAAGCTGTACGCCAGCGAGATGGCCAGCCGCGTGACGAACAAGGCCCTCCAGGTGCACGGCGGCATGGGCTACAGCAAGGAGATGGACGCCGAGCGCCACGTGCGTGACGCGCGCATCACCGAAATCTACGAGGGGACGAGCGAGATTCAGCGCATCGTCATCTCGACCCACCTCTTGAAGGAGTAG
- a CDS encoding AgmX/PglI C-terminal domain-containing protein, protein MKRVLLPAVLLVSAVALAQGAPAKKPSGGKPAPATAPAKSEGPDVERLPFTPDSIRQVVTYHQPRIQECYEDHMAEKDKKVEGKLKTSFTIDANGLVKGAKVVKKASTLKDPNLHDCVVAVLSSMTFPKPPDGADHPIEYPFNLKAIE, encoded by the coding sequence ATGAAGCGGGTACTTCTCCCAGCGGTCCTTCTTGTGTCGGCGGTGGCGCTCGCTCAGGGCGCTCCCGCGAAGAAGCCCTCCGGCGGGAAGCCCGCCCCGGCGACGGCCCCCGCGAAGAGCGAGGGGCCGGACGTCGAGCGCCTGCCCTTCACCCCGGACTCCATCCGCCAGGTCGTCACGTACCACCAGCCTCGTATCCAGGAGTGCTACGAGGACCACATGGCGGAGAAGGACAAGAAGGTAGAGGGCAAGCTGAAGACGTCCTTCACCATCGACGCCAACGGGCTGGTGAAGGGCGCCAAGGTGGTGAAGAAGGCGAGCACGCTGAAGGACCCGAACCTTCACGACTGCGTGGTGGCCGTGCTGTCGTCCATGACGTTCCCCAAGCCTCCGGACGGCGCGGACCACCCCATCGAGTACCCGTTCAACCTCAAGGCCATCGAGTAG
- a CDS encoding acyl-CoA dehydrogenase family protein, translated as MNLELTETQTLIRDTARKFARERVAPQARTLDREERFPTELYKEMGELGLLGVNIPAKYGGSEAGTVSYALAMMEMAAADASTSVTMAVTNMCAELIHAFGTEAQREKFVTRLVSGEAIAGSFALSEPHAGSDPGAMRTSAVKRGDTYVLNGSKQWITSGEFAGVMVVWARTSPAGNKGLSCFIVEGGTKGLIIGKHEDKMGLRASNTVSLTFEDCVIPAANLLGQEGQGFRLAMTALDGGRIGIASQACGVGRAALEASVAYTKDRKAFGQSVADFQGPRFMMADMKTQLDAAELLTLRAAYMKEQGQPFSREASMAKLFASEMSNKLADKAVQLHGGYGYIDEFPVERYFRDARVQTIYEGTSEVQRMVIARESFKLLG; from the coding sequence GTGAACCTCGAGCTGACCGAGACCCAGACGCTGATCCGCGACACCGCCCGCAAGTTCGCGCGCGAGCGCGTGGCCCCCCAGGCCCGCACGTTGGACCGTGAGGAGCGCTTCCCCACGGAGCTCTACAAGGAGATGGGCGAGCTGGGGCTGCTGGGGGTGAACATCCCGGCGAAGTACGGCGGCTCGGAGGCGGGCACCGTCTCCTACGCGCTGGCGATGATGGAGATGGCGGCGGCGGACGCCTCCACCTCGGTCACCATGGCCGTGACGAACATGTGCGCGGAGCTGATCCACGCGTTCGGCACCGAGGCGCAGCGCGAGAAGTTCGTCACGCGGCTGGTCTCCGGCGAGGCGATTGCCGGCTCCTTCGCGCTGTCCGAGCCGCACGCGGGCTCCGACCCGGGCGCGATGCGCACCTCCGCGGTGAAGCGCGGGGACACGTACGTCCTCAACGGCAGCAAGCAGTGGATCACCTCCGGCGAGTTCGCGGGCGTCATGGTGGTGTGGGCGCGCACCTCCCCGGCGGGGAACAAGGGCCTGTCCTGCTTCATCGTGGAGGGCGGAACGAAGGGCCTCATCATCGGCAAGCATGAGGACAAGATGGGGCTGCGCGCCTCGAACACGGTGTCGCTCACGTTCGAGGACTGCGTGATTCCGGCGGCGAACCTCCTGGGCCAGGAAGGGCAGGGCTTCCGGCTGGCGATGACGGCGCTGGACGGCGGGCGCATCGGCATCGCCTCGCAGGCGTGCGGCGTGGGCCGGGCGGCGCTGGAGGCCAGCGTGGCCTACACGAAGGACCGCAAGGCCTTCGGCCAGTCCGTCGCCGACTTCCAGGGCCCGCGCTTCATGATGGCGGACATGAAGACGCAGCTGGACGCGGCGGAGCTGCTGACGCTGCGCGCGGCCTACATGAAGGAGCAGGGCCAGCCGTTCTCCCGCGAGGCCTCCATGGCGAAGCTGTTCGCCAGCGAGATGAGCAACAAGCTGGCTGACAAGGCCGTGCAGCTCCACGGCGGCTACGGCTACATCGACGAGTTCCCGGTGGAGCGGTACTTCCGCGACGCCCGCGTGCAGACCATCTACGAGGGCACCAGCGAGGTGCAGCGCATGGTCATCGCCCGCGAGAGCTTCAAGCTGCTGGGCTGA